The proteins below are encoded in one region of Vespa velutina chromosome 21, iVesVel2.1, whole genome shotgun sequence:
- the LOC124956333 gene encoding syndetin isoform X4, producing the protein MEDLKYKFLSFINKQNTTKVPYMGLNQDFLGTPLQKYEDLQSEAGQSIESEHVPDQEILESIENIYFRKDEDFDPSRHELEKQPRIFQSKDIEKRYKKLKQQHQIVSKKLLQLILQKQSACEEEFDNILIIQDQLQNMLAICRMGRKDLKVAKEQFTKAILGILANYKKRQVIEKLLKNVDTIKGLQRMGDQLKELLSKKNYPDAISLLLKCRRDAQTYKHFKCIAALNGKLQDILEQTERTLDDTLSKMCTDFDNTVYTSIQEAYMLLGKTQTAVDQMNLHFTAAIHNTASAVIRSYTEKDTQRHYIQLCQSVPKDRCVACLIELCTSLWNILISYCRVICWHNKHEDSKKSNSDEKDFEKMFSNQYVKHKLENSIMRMWSEVEAQISMYLSNADLVYIKFEQFVHVLGIVNRLMELGELSGYKFGRLQESMKKQSLLYLSHYNISRLDELRIFLEYDGWELCPVKPDFVATELQEFKSLKPILNKSKVCNGLDTSITSEIEAPVGIELLLQKYLEYGTSPFTVGLDDTMEEDILAHNEDFSDDSDDDELKREYVDESEHTKVNKKKYKHKHSGPMVTNTTLTILRVCGKYLQTSRLLRSIAVAVIQSMIQFFEIYFYTVHLFFTADLQINSESMYSPRLKLLLNRIKDNLIINENDTDDNTNSNCNNKVRQPHLSSSVTLTQPENLYGLTERIVAVESLIFLGQQYENLKPYLEHLLGSSPQRGFLHHFYAHTILLQCKKVHEWRKSINAT; encoded by the exons ATGGAAGATTTGAAATACAAATTCTTGAGTTTTATTAATAAGCAG aACACAACCAAAGTTCCTTATATGGGTTTAAATCAGGATTTCTTAGGAACGCCACTACAGAAATATGAAGATTTACAATCTGAAGCTGGACAGTCCATTGAAAGTGAACATGTTCCTGATCAAGAGATATTGGaatctatagaaaatatttactttaggAAAGATGAAGATTTTGATCCTAGTAGACATGAATTAGAAAAGCAACCAAGAATATTCCAATCAAAGGATATAGAAAAACGTTACAAGAAGCTTAAACAACAGCATCAAATTGTGTCCAAAAAATTATTGCAATTAATTCTGCAAAAACAAAGCGCGTGTGAAGaagaatttgataatattttaattatacaagaTCAACTTCAGAATATGTTAGCAATATGTAGAATGGGAAGAAAGGATCTGAAAGTAGCTAAGGAACAGTTTACAAAAGCTATTTTGGGAATATTAGCGAATTATAAGAAACGTCAAGtcatcgaaaaattattaaaaaatgtagatACTATAAAAGGTCTT CAACGTATGGGAGATCAACTCAAAGAACTtctgagtaaaaaaaattatccagACGCAATTTCCCTTCTTTTAAAATGTCGAAGAGATGCTCAGACATACAAACACTTCAAATGCATTGCTGCTTTAAATGGAAAATTACAAGACATTTTGGAACAAACTGAAAGGACTTTAGATGATACTCTTTCTAAAATGTGTACAGACTTTGATAATACTGTATATACTTCTATACAAGAAGCTTATATGTTATTAGGAAAAACCCAAACAGCAGTGGATCAAATGAATTTGCATTTTACTGCTGCCATTCATAATACAGCATCTGCTGTTATTCGTTCATACACTGAAAAGGATACACAGAGACATTATATACAACTATGTCAATCTGTACCAAAAGATAGATGTGTTGCTTGCTTAATAGAACTTTGTACGTCACTATGGAACATACTGATCTCCTATTGCAGAGTTATTTGTTGGCATAATAAACATGAAGAtagtaaaaaaagtaattcagatgaaaaagattttgaaaaaatgtttagTAATCAATATGTCAAGCATAAGTTAGAAAATAGTATTATGCGAATGTGGTCAGAAGTAGAAGCACAAATATCAATGTATTTATCAAATGCTGACttggtatatattaaattcgaaCAGTTTGTACATGTCTTAGGAATAGTTAATcg TTTAATGGAACTCGGAGAATTGTCCGGTTATAAATTTGGAAGATTGCAAGAATCTATGAAAAAACAATCTCTATTATATCTTtcacattataatatatctcgtTTGGATGAACttcgaatatttcttgaaTATGACGGATGGGAATTGTGTCCTGTGAAACCAGATTTTGTTGCAACTGAATTGCAAGAATTCAAAAGTTTAAAACCTATATTAAACAAATCTAAAGTATGCAATGGTTTGGACACTTCTATCACGAGTGAAATTGAAGCTCCTGTAGGCATAGAATTGTTGTTACAAAAGTATCTAGAATATGGTACATCACCTTTTACTGTTGGACTTGATGACACTATGGAAGAAGATATTTTAGCTCATAATGAG GATTTTTCTGATGATTCTGATGATGATGAATTAAAACGCGAATATGTTGATGAATCAGAACATaccaaagtaaataaaaagaagtataaacataaacacagTGGACCAATGGTCACAAATACAACTTTAACCATTTTGAGAGTGTGTGGAAAATATTTGCAAACGTCAAGGCTCTTAAGATCAATTGCAGTTGCAGTTATACAAAGTATGATccaattttttgaaatttatttctacacagtgcatttatttttcactgCTGATCTT CAAATAAACAGTGAATCTATGTATAGTCCACgcttaaaattattacttaatcGCATAAAAGAcaacttaataattaatgaaaatgatacagatgataatacaaattcaaattgtaataataaagtgAGGCAGCCACATTTGTCTTCTAGCGTAACTTTGACACAACCTG
- the LOC124956336 gene encoding IDLSRF-like peptide — translation MPSRASFTSLTALGLGLALTVFPCTIVAIDLSRFYGHFNSKSSDDACHPYEPFKCPGDGACISIQYLCDGAPDCRNGYDEDTRLCTAAKRPPVEETASFLQSLLASHGPNYLEKLFGNRARDTLKPLGGVDKVAIALSESQTIEDFGAALHLMRSDLEHLRSVFMAVENGDLGMLKSLGIKDSELGDVKFFLEKLVKTGFLD, via the exons ATGCCAAGCAGAGCTTCGTTCACGAGTTTGACCGCCCTCGGTCTCGGCCTCGCCCTGACGGTCTTTCCCTGTACCATTGTGGCGATCGATTTGAGCCGCTTTTATGGACATTTCAATTCGAAAAGTTCAG acGACGCTTGTCATCCCTATGAACCATTTAAATGTCCTGGCGATGGTGCTTGCATCTCGATACAATATTTGTGCGACGGTGCGCCTGATTGTCGAAATGGTTATGACGAAGATACCAGACTTTGCACGGCAG CTAAACGACCACCTGTAGAAGAGACCGCCAGTTTTCTTCAGTCATTACTGGCGAGTCACGGACCGAATTATCTCGAGAAGTTGTTCGGTAACAGAGCTCGAGACACCCTTAAACCACTCGGTGGTGTCGATAAAGTTGCCATAGCATTGTCTG aatCACAAACGATTGAAGATTTCGGTGCAGCACTTCACCTGATGCGGTCAGATTTGGAACACTTACGTTCGGTCTTCATGGCAGTGGAGAACGGTGATCTTGGTATGCTCAAATCACTTGGTATCAAGGATTCCGAACTAGGTGATGTTAAATTCTTCCTCGAGAAGCTCGTCAAGACTGGCTTCCTCGACTGA